One Coffea arabica cultivar ET-39 chromosome 5c, Coffea Arabica ET-39 HiFi, whole genome shotgun sequence DNA window includes the following coding sequences:
- the LOC113689149 gene encoding uncharacterized protein: protein MRNCLRCGSSEHQIATYPVKNLEKNEGVQPEKSNPKQPTASRSRPKTSARVFALDYQRAPELSEVVEGTISVFHRLAKLLINPEATHSFVNPAFMCGIDVNPVKLPYDLEVRIPTGDQSLVANMVYKNCEIWVGERKLVVDLINLDLKGYDVIIGMNWLACYNAQLNCKTKVVEFSILGKATLRLDVRGRLASFAFVSKIRVRKLLSKGAQSY, encoded by the coding sequence ATGAGGAACTGTCTCCGTTGCGGAAGTTCCGAGCATCAAATCGCCACCTATCCTGTTAAAAATCTTGAAAAAAATGAGGGTGTGCAGCCGGAGAAGTCAAACCCTAAGCAACCAACTGCTAGTAGGAGTAGACCGAAAACCTCTGCTAGGGTTTTTGCCTTGGACTATCAGCGAGCTCCCGAATTATCTgaggtagtggaaggtacgatctcTGTATTCCACCGCTTAGCTAAGCTTTTAATTAACCCTGAGGCAACCCATTCTTTTGTGAATCCTGCCTTTATGTGTGGTATTGATGTGAATCCTGTTAAATTGCCCTATGATTTAGAAGTTAGAAtacctactggggatcaaagcCTAGTTGCCAATATGGTctataaaaattgtgagatttgggtAGGAGAACGGAAGTTGGTGGTAGACCTGATAAATCTAGACCTCAAGGGGTATGACGTGATTATAGGCATGAATTGGTTGGCCTGTTATAATGCTCAATTGAACTGTAAAACTAAAGTGGTAGAGTTCTCTATACTCGGAAAGGCAACTCTAAGACTGGATGTGAGAGGTAGATTAGCCTCGTTTGCATTTGTTTCGAAAATTCGAGTTAGGAAATTATTAAGTAAAGGGGCGCAGAGTTACTAA